A genomic segment from bacterium encodes:
- the recJ gene encoding single-stranded-DNA-specific exonuclease RecJ, whose translation MKYKWIFSDQARPDFLAKFSEYPAMVSQMLFERGLNTLEKIESFFNPKYDGGLHDPFLLKDMDKACERIRRAINGNPASHKASQGKEKIVIYADYDVDGVCSATVLGEYFKGINYPVEVYMPDRQKEGHGVNQTALESIISNGAKLIITLDCGTTNIKEIEWAKEKGVDVIVVDHHQTVAGNPATVAFVNPYQESDTYPFKGLCGAGLVFKLYCALMSTQGSPPTHKASEGKEKWLLDLVAMATVADMVSLLDENRVMVKYGLIVLAQTKRIGLRKLMESAGVEAKYNLETLTTNLDSFTLGFTLGPRLNAASRMAHANLAYELLTSSDESKINELVLSLNDNNRRRQQIVEKVLKDVRSRIDAYPELPSFIMEGSADWSVNLLGLVASKIAERYQRPVILYQSVDETKAKGSLRSIEGFNLIDALGSVKDLFIQYGGHPAAGGCTFEVSNAEKIKLGLNKYAKNVLTSELLQKKLKISAEINLGEIDWGLMDSLKKFEPFGMNNFKPKFLSKNIEVKKLVFLGKNSEHLKIFAHDKKTSKEFPVLFFNHRVKRDTAGLAEDFKIGDTLDIVYELDINEWNGNKEIQLKLIDYNKQN comes from the coding sequence ATGAAATATAAATGGATTTTTAGTGATCAGGCCAGGCCTGATTTTTTAGCTAAGTTTTCGGAGTATCCGGCTATGGTCAGTCAAATGCTGTTTGAGCGCGGTTTGAATACGCTAGAAAAAATAGAAAGTTTTTTTAATCCAAAATATGATGGCGGTTTGCATGATCCTTTTTTGCTTAAAGATATGGATAAGGCTTGTGAGAGAATCAGGCGGGCAATAAATGGTAACCCTGCTTCGCACAAGGCTTCGCAGGGCAAGGAAAAAATAGTTATCTACGCTGATTACGATGTAGATGGCGTCTGTTCAGCCACGGTTTTAGGCGAATATTTTAAAGGCATAAATTATCCAGTAGAGGTGTATATGCCCGATCGGCAAAAAGAAGGGCACGGGGTTAATCAAACTGCTTTAGAATCAATAATTTCAAATGGGGCTAAGCTTATAATAACTTTAGATTGCGGTACCACCAATATTAAAGAAATAGAGTGGGCGAAAGAGAAAGGTGTGGATGTGATTGTGGTAGATCACCATCAAACCGTGGCAGGAAACCCAGCAACAGTGGCTTTTGTAAATCCTTATCAAGAAAGCGATACATATCCGTTTAAGGGTTTGTGTGGGGCGGGTTTAGTGTTCAAGCTCTATTGTGCTTTGATGTCAACTCAAGGTAGCCCTCCTACGCATAAAGCTTCGGAGGGTAAAGAAAAATGGCTTTTAGATTTAGTGGCTATGGCTACAGTGGCCGATATGGTGTCGCTTTTAGATGAAAATAGGGTTATGGTCAAATATGGTTTAATTGTTCTGGCTCAAACCAAAAGAATTGGCCTAAGAAAATTAATGGAGTCAGCCGGAGTTGAGGCTAAATATAACTTAGAAACCCTTACTACTAATTTAGATAGCTTTACTTTAGGTTTTACTTTAGGCCCGCGCCTTAACGCGGCCAGCCGTATGGCTCACGCTAATTTAGCCTACGAACTTTTAACTAGTAGCGACGAATCTAAAATAAATGAATTGGTTTTATCGCTCAACGATAATAACCGTAGGCGCCAGCAGATAGTAGAGAAAGTTTTAAAAGATGTCCGTTCGCGGATAGACGCTTATCCAGAATTACCCAGTTTTATTATGGAAGGTTCGGCCGATTGGTCGGTCAACCTTTTGGGTTTGGTGGCTTCTAAAATTGCTGAACGCTATCAACGGCCGGTAATTCTTTATCAAAGTGTTGACGAGACTAAAGCCAAGGGATCACTTCGTAGTATAGAGGGATTTAATTTAATAGACGCTTTAGGTTCGGTTAAAGATTTATTTATACAGTATGGCGGGCATCCTGCGGCCGGTGGTTGCACTTTTGAAGTTTCTAATGCAGAAAAAATAAAATTGGGTTTAAATAAATACGCTAAAAATGTTTTAACTTCAGAGTTATTGCAGAAAAAATTAAAAATTAGCGCAGAAATAAACTTGGGCGAAATTGATTGGGGTTTGATGGATTCACTTAAAAAGTTTGAACCGTTTGGCATGAATAATTTTAAGCCAAAATTTTTAAGTAAGAATATTGAAGTCAAAAAACTTGTTTTCTTAGGGAAGAATTCCGAGCATTTGAAAATTTTCGCCCATGATAAAAAAACAAGTAAAGAATTTCCAGTTTTATTTTTTAATCATCGCGTCAAACGCGACACAGCTGGGCTTGCTGAAGATTTTAAAATCGGCGACACTTTAGATATTGTTTATGAGTTGGATATTAACGAATGGAACGGTAATAAAGAGATACAATTAAAGCTTATTGATTACAACAAGCAGAATTAA
- a CDS encoding phosphoglycerate kinase produces the protein MLPSLKKITDLNGKKVILRADINVPVVDGEVAVGADWRIRAILPTLNYLSDAGAKIILIAHLGRPQGRDMHFSLYPVFCRLKELWSKDKIFFSTDVIGQETENKISRLKAGEVLLLENLRFHPEEEANEENFSKKLASYGDIFVNDAFADSHRAHASMVGLPKFLKSYAGFLLEKEVSMLGLVRAKPRQPLVFIMGGAKADTKLKLIKEFLNKSEAILLGGILANTILNAKGLSVGKSLVEEKLLTEAKRISSVSNNLFLPADVCVTESLARAKNVAVRKIKDVKPEEFVVDIGPETIFSFKEIIKTAKMIVWNGPVGYIELSDFRKGSLEIAKAVAENQGEKIIGGGDLIGFLAEQNLIEKMTYVSTGGGAMLEFLAGDELPGIKVLESQNK, from the coding sequence ATGTTGCCTAGTTTAAAAAAAATAACCGATCTAAATGGAAAAAAAGTTATTTTAAGAGCCGACATTAATGTGCCTGTTGTTGACGGCGAAGTCGCAGTGGGGGCGGATTGGCGAATTCGCGCGATTTTGCCGACCCTAAATTATCTTTCGGACGCTGGAGCTAAAATAATATTGATTGCCCACTTGGGCCGACCCCAAGGACGAGACATGCATTTTAGCTTATACCCAGTTTTTTGCAGGTTAAAAGAGCTTTGGTCTAAGGACAAAATATTTTTTAGTACAGATGTTATTGGCCAAGAAACGGAAAATAAAATATCGCGCCTTAAAGCAGGCGAGGTTTTGTTGTTGGAAAATTTAAGGTTTCATCCCGAAGAAGAAGCTAACGAGGAAAATTTTTCTAAAAAATTGGCAAGTTACGGCGATATTTTTGTTAACGATGCCTTTGCGGATTCCCATCGCGCCCATGCTTCTATGGTGGGGCTGCCTAAATTTTTAAAATCTTACGCCGGTTTTCTTTTAGAGAAAGAAGTTTCTATGTTGGGTCTGGTTCGAGCTAAACCGCGCCAGCCTTTGGTTTTTATAATGGGCGGAGCTAAAGCCGATACAAAGTTAAAATTGATTAAGGAATTTTTAAATAAATCCGAAGCAATTTTGCTTGGCGGTATTTTAGCTAACACTATCCTTAACGCTAAAGGTTTAAGCGTGGGCAAATCTTTAGTAGAAGAAAAGTTATTAACCGAAGCCAAAAGAATTAGTTCTGTTTCCAATAATTTATTTTTACCAGCAGATGTTTGTGTTACAGAATCTTTAGCCAGAGCTAAGAATGTAGCTGTAAGAAAGATAAAAGATGTTAAACCCGAAGAATTTGTGGTTGATATTGGGCCAGAAACAATTTTTTCTTTTAAAGAAATAATTAAAACAGCTAAAATGATTGTTTGGAACGGTCCGGTAGGCTATATTGAACTGTCCGATTTTAGAAAGGGTTCGTTGGAAATAGCTAAAGCCGTAGCCGAAAACCAAGGCGAAAAAATAATAGGCGGGGGAGATTTAATTGGTTTTTTGGCTGAACAAAACTTAATTGAAAAAATGACGTATGTTTCTACTGGCGGTGGGGCAATGTTAGAATTTTTGGCGGGGGATGAACTGCCGGGTATAAAAGTGTTAGAATCACAGAATAAATAA
- the tpiA gene encoding triose-phosphate isomerase yields MKLIVGNWKLNPTTLNEAITLAAGLVHSMKVEEFERVVLLPPFIFLEELVKRFKHFKWGAQDVFWEKRGAYTGEVSLPMLKGVGVAWVLVGHSERRLIFGETDEDINRKMKAALAADFNVIVAVGELQKDDRLDEVIKSFKKSITGADKSNLEKLIVAYEPVWAISTTPNAKPDNPARSNQIIGELKHVAFKIFGEDSKKIKFLYGGSVNAENASKFLSEPYIDGALVGGTSLKSSEFYEIIKKS; encoded by the coding sequence ATGAAGCTAATCGTAGGTAATTGGAAATTAAATCCAACCACTTTAAACGAAGCCATCACTTTGGCTGCTGGTTTGGTGCATTCAATGAAAGTGGAGGAATTTGAAAGGGTTGTTCTTTTGCCGCCATTTATTTTTTTAGAAGAATTGGTAAAACGTTTTAAGCACTTTAAATGGGGCGCCCAAGATGTTTTTTGGGAAAAAAGAGGGGCTTATACCGGCGAGGTTTCTTTGCCCATGCTAAAAGGCGTTGGAGTGGCATGGGTTTTGGTGGGTCATTCCGAGCGCCGTTTAATTTTTGGTGAAACCGACGAAGACATTAACAGAAAAATGAAAGCAGCTTTAGCAGCCGATTTTAATGTAATAGTTGCGGTGGGTGAACTTCAGAAAGATGATCGCTTGGATGAAGTTATAAAAAGTTTTAAAAAAAGTATTACAGGCGCCGACAAATCAAACTTAGAAAAATTAATTGTAGCTTACGAGCCCGTGTGGGCTATAAGTACCACACCCAACGCTAAGCCCGATAACCCAGCGCGCTCAAATCAAATAATAGGCGAACTCAAGCACGTGGCCTTTAAGATATTTGGCGAAGATTCTAAAAAGATAAAATTTTTATATGGCGGTTCTGTTAATGCCGAAAATGCAAGTAAGTTTTTAAGTGAACCATATATTGACGGTGCTTTGGTGGGAGGAACTTCTTTAAAAAGTAGTGAATTTTATGAAATAATAAAAAAATCATAA
- the galT gene encoding galactose-1-phosphate uridylyltransferase encodes MENKKETSELRQDPVSRDWIIISSGRSKRPDFFGLNKNFHEETLINLCPFEDPKAHGNEIIKNYSSGIKVVNNKFPIIKGEACNSEKRYGPYLIKDSAGYHEVVIFKDHKKSIAELDNENVWQIVSAYHDRYNNLKNKECANYILIIHNHGREAGASVSHPHSQILAIPFIPSDISRSLSGSAIYKIERKRCVHCDIIEWELKEQKRVIFENDNFVVLVPYVPRFSYEIRIFPKKHQVFFEEANTLELKDLAEALKVSLAKIFHGLNNPSYNFFIHTPPTDAEHDYSFYHWHLEINPRVGVWGGFELGTGGEVINTDPDEVAEYLRSIKI; translated from the coding sequence ATGGAGAATAAAAAAGAAACTTCAGAACTTCGCCAAGATCCGGTCAGTCGCGATTGGATAATAATTTCTTCTGGCAGATCCAAAAGGCCGGATTTTTTTGGGTTGAACAAAAATTTCCACGAAGAAACCCTAATTAATCTTTGTCCCTTCGAAGACCCCAAAGCTCACGGCAACGAAATTATAAAAAATTACTCTTCTGGCATAAAAGTTGTTAATAATAAGTTCCCCATAATAAAAGGCGAGGCTTGTAATTCAGAAAAAAGATATGGCCCATATTTAATAAAAGATTCGGCGGGGTATCACGAAGTTGTAATTTTTAAAGATCATAAAAAAAGTATAGCGGAATTAGATAACGAAAATGTTTGGCAAATTGTTTCGGCTTATCACGATAGATACAATAATCTTAAAAATAAAGAATGCGCTAATTATATTTTAATAATACATAATCACGGCCGTGAGGCTGGCGCCTCGGTGTCGCACCCGCATTCTCAAATATTGGCCATACCTTTTATACCATCGGATATTAGCCGAAGTTTATCGGGTTCGGCTATATATAAAATAGAAAGAAAACGCTGTGTCCATTGCGATATTATAGAATGGGAGCTTAAAGAACAGAAAAGAGTAATATTCGAAAACGATAATTTTGTGGTTCTAGTGCCTTACGTGCCAAGATTTTCTTACGAAATAAGAATTTTTCCTAAAAAACATCAAGTTTTTTTTGAAGAAGCAAATACTTTAGAATTAAAAGATTTGGCCGAAGCTTTAAAAGTTTCTTTAGCCAAAATTTTTCATGGTTTAAATAATCCCTCGTATAACTTTTTTATACATACTCCGCCCACCGATGCCGAACACGATTACAGTTTTTACCATTGGCATTTAGAAATAAACCCCAGAGTAGGTGTTTGGGGCGGTTTTGAATTAGGTACGGGTGGTGAAGTTATAAATACTGATCCCGACGAAGTGGCCGAGTATTTGAGAAGTATAAAAATTTAA
- a CDS encoding glycosyltransferase family 2 protein: protein MDPYISIIIPSYNEEKRIAKTLQRVKEYLSAQDYTYEVLVVVDGAKDTTAEVAQKLAKDWPQLKVISNKQNHGKGFVVKQGMLEAKGEYRVFTDADNSTDIKHLEKMISKFKEGFHVVIGSRDYKDAIGATQAIPQPAFKRLLGNMGNIFIQVVAVFGIWDTQNGFKGFSAEAANKIFSKATINRWGFDVEVLALARKFKYKISIIPIYWENDAESHVKLSGYLGVLRDTIKVRLNLWRGKYN, encoded by the coding sequence ATGGATCCATATATATCTATAATAATTCCCTCTTATAACGAAGAAAAAAGAATCGCTAAAACCCTCCAAAGAGTCAAGGAATATTTATCTGCTCAAGATTATACATATGAAGTTTTGGTTGTGGTAGATGGCGCCAAAGATACCACGGCCGAGGTAGCTCAAAAATTGGCCAAAGATTGGCCCCAGTTAAAAGTAATCAGTAATAAGCAAAACCACGGCAAAGGTTTTGTGGTTAAGCAAGGCATGCTAGAAGCCAAGGGTGAGTACAGGGTTTTTACCGATGCCGATAATTCTACAGATATCAAGCATCTAGAAAAAATGATTTCCAAATTCAAAGAGGGCTTCCATGTTGTTATTGGCTCGCGTGATTATAAAGATGCCATCGGGGCTACGCAAGCCATACCGCAACCAGCCTTTAAGCGTTTGCTGGGCAATATGGGCAATATTTTTATTCAGGTGGTGGCTGTTTTTGGCATCTGGGATACGCAGAATGGCTTTAAGGGTTTTTCGGCTGAAGCTGCTAATAAAATATTTTCTAAGGCAACCATAAATCGTTGGGGTTTTGATGTAGAGGTGTTGGCTCTGGCTAGAAAATTCAAGTATAAAATTAGCATCATTCCTATTTATTGGGAAAACGATGCCGAGAGCCATGTAAAGTTATCAGGTTATTTAGGCGTGTTACGTGATACTATAAAAGTAAGATTAAATTTGTGGAGGGGAAAATATAATTAA
- the ruvX gene encoding Holliday junction resolvase RuvX, with translation MIYLGIDYGEKRIGLAKGDSLLKIATPLKTILNSEGVLNELADIVNTEAVEKIIVGIPVSFNGEVNEFAQKIIEFSEDLEARTDVSVETINEIFSSKMAAENSTKIDESSAALILQTYLDRIA, from the coding sequence ATGATTTATTTAGGAATTGATTATGGTGAAAAAAGAATAGGTTTAGCCAAGGGGGATAGTTTATTAAAAATAGCGACACCTTTAAAAACTATTTTAAATAGCGAAGGCGTTTTAAACGAACTCGCCGATATTGTTAATACGGAAGCTGTAGAAAAAATAATTGTCGGAATTCCTGTAAGTTTTAACGGCGAAGTAAATGAGTTTGCCCAAAAAATTATTGAATTTTCCGAAGATCTAGAAGCCCGCACCGATGTTTCGGTGGAAACTATTAACGAAATATTTTCTTCTAAAATGGCTGCGGAAAATTCTACAAAAATAGACGAATCGTCCGCCGCGCTTATTTTACAGACCTATCTTGACCGCATAGCGTAA
- a CDS encoding metal-dependent hydrolase, translating into MPFDIGIGILISILASHIYEIDLSLKLTIMSVLANLIPDLDVFVELAKRGRIGGRVQGHHRELTHFPLTFTPLVWAVYYFFGQFWAFIIGLNLLAHFLHDSVGMGWGIKWWWPFSNRAYKFFSDINGSLFGHSFMVSWSPNELRNVVSRYGHDHWFRKYYLKLHPIAIFEFIVLVLALVVLIYFI; encoded by the coding sequence GAATTGGAATATTGATTTCTATTTTAGCCTCTCATATTTATGAGATTGATTTGTCGTTGAAGTTGACGATCATGAGCGTGTTGGCTAACCTAATTCCCGATTTAGATGTTTTTGTTGAACTCGCCAAAAGGGGCAGGATTGGTGGCAGAGTTCAAGGTCATCATCGCGAACTAACCCATTTTCCTTTAACTTTTACTCCTTTGGTTTGGGCAGTTTATTATTTCTTTGGTCAATTTTGGGCTTTTATTATCGGCCTTAATTTATTAGCCCATTTTTTGCATGATAGTGTTGGCATGGGTTGGGGCATAAAATGGTGGTGGCCGTTTTCTAACAGAGCTTATAAGTTTTTTTCCGACATCAACGGCAGTTTATTCGGTCATAGTTTTATGGTCTCATGGTCGCCTAACGAACTTAGAAATGTTGTCAGTAGATATGGCCATGATCATTGGTTTAGAAAATATTATCTTAAACTTCATCCTATAGCTATTTTTGAATTTATTGTTCTTGTGTTGGCACTGGTGGTTTTGATATATTTTATATAA